In a single window of the Scyliorhinus canicula chromosome 1, sScyCan1.1, whole genome shotgun sequence genome:
- the LOC119978250 gene encoding uncharacterized protein LOC119978250, giving the protein MEYQKIFKQKVLPRYLKAITSVVSLADIAICACEHDLGDGEKASLRAELELAQTQMQEAATEVKKIRDGVDSDSQDTTLKDLQDEVHEQRKNLQQVEKDLVSQEIEKEKIKDRVQEIRTNILHTEDILNTMNAQKAGKKTLRNMGIGLIIIPFIGIPMALGATKEIKRCEELIKNTSESKGVLEKDCKQKEETLECGNEKIKELKVKRVEGVESLREKEVELAVLKGEVDLLLSVGEKISDNVSYITKLEGLLKMLNRQCSEETFYGIAGVRGILDKIFTCIQEEGCEDWLHDFNIDRKLSELEGKITTFNRISKP; this is encoded by the exons ATGGAATATCAGAAGATATTCAAGCAAAAAGTCTTACCCCGCTATTTAAAAGCCATAACTTCAGTCGTGTCTCTCGCTGATATCGCCATCTGTGCTTGTGAGCATGACTTGGGTGACGGCGAGAAGGCGAGCTTGAGAGCTGAGCTGGAACTCGCTCAAACCCAAATGCAGGAAGCAGCAACAGAAGTAAAGAAGATCAGAGATGGTGTGGACAGCGATAGTCAGGATACCACCCTGAAGGACCTCCAGGATGAGGTACATGAGCAGAGAAAAAACCTACAGCAAGTGGAAAAGGATTTAGTATCACAGGAGATTGAAAAAGAGAAGATAAAGGACAGAGTTCAGGAGATTCGGACCAACATCTTGCACACGGAAGATATTCTGAACACCATGAATGCTCAGAAAGCAGGGAAGAAAACCCTTCGCAATATGGGAATAGGATTGATTATCATCCCTTTCATAG GGATCCCAATGGCTCTGGGTGCGACCAAAGAAATTAAACGTTGTGAGGAGTTGATCAAAAATACGAGTGAATCCAAAGGTGTTTTGGAGAAGGATTGCAAACAGAAGGAGGAAACTCTTGAATGTGGCAACGAGAAGATAAAGGAGCTGAAAgtaaagagagtggagggagtggAGAGTCTGCGGGAGAAGGAAGTTGAGTTAGCAGTTTTGAAGGGAGAGGTGGACCTGTTGTTATCTGTGGGGGAAAAGATATCTGATAACGTCAGTTACATCACTAAACTGGAGGGGCTCCTGAAGATGTTGAACCGTCAGTGTTCCGAGGAAACTTTCTACGGCATCGCCGGGGTGAGGGGCATTCTGGACAAAATCTTCACCTGTATCCAGGAGGAGGGCTGTGAGGATTGGCTGCATGATTTCAACATCGACAGAAAGCTCAGCGAGCTGGAGGGGAAAATCACAACATTTAACCGCATTTCCAAACCATAA